CCGGGGGCATCTCCTCGCCCCGGCCGAGCCGTTCGCCGAACGAGCGGTTGCGCGAGTGCGGGGATGTGCAGGTGGCCACCAGATCGCCCACCCCGGCCAGGCCGGCCAGGGTGGCGCCCTTGGCACCCAGCGCGACGCCCAGTCGAATGATCTCGGCCAGGCCCCGGGTGATGATCGCCGCCGCTGTGTTCTCACCCAGCCCCACGCCGGCCGCCATGCCACAGGCCAGGGCGATGACGTTCTTGCAGGCACCGCCGATCTCGGTGCCGACGACGTCGGAGTTGGTGTAGGGCCGGAAATAGCCCGTGTTGAGCATCCGCTGCAGCGCCACCGCACGACCGGAGTCGGTGCAGGCGACCACGGTGGCCGCGGGCTGTTCGGCGGCGATCTCCGCCGCCAGGTTGGGGCCGGACACCACCGCGACTTGACCGGGATCGAACCCCGTCACCGCCGCGACCACCTGACTCATCCGCATCAGCGTGCCCAGCTCGATGCCCTTGGCGACGCTGACCAGCGTGGCGCTGTCGGTCAGGTGCGGCGTCCACGCTTGGAGATTCGCCCGCATCGTCTGCGCCGGCACGGCCAGCACCACGGTGGTCAAGCCGTCCAGCGCCTCGGCTGGATCACTGGTGGCGCGCACCGCGTCGGGAACCTCGAAGCCCGGCAGGTAGTCGGGGTTGCGTCGGGTCTCGTTGATCTGCGCGGCGATGTCGGGCCGGCGTGCCCAGAGTCTGACGTCACTGCCGGCGTCGGCGAGCACCTTGGCCAGAGCCGTGCCCCACGCGCCCGCGCCCATCACCGCGACCGTGCCCTCGGTGCCGCCCATCGCACACCACCTCCCTATAGGCGCATCACCTTAGCGGTGATCGCGAGCGCGGCGGAGCCGGGCGAAGCGGGTCACCGCCATCAACCCTGCGGTGATCGCGAGCGCGGCGGAGCCGGGCGAAGCGGGTCACCGCCATCGACCCTGCGGTGATCGCGAGCGCGGCGGAGCCGGGCGAAGCGGGTCACCGCCATCGACCCGGCCCGCGGAACGCCCGGCCCGGCGCTGGCAGGATGTGATGTGTGAACTCCGCACCGGCTGAGGTATCCGGCATCGGCCTGATCATTGCCGTCAAGCGGCTCAGCGTCGCCAAGACCAGACTGGCACCGGCGTTTCCCGCACCGCTGCGCGAAGCCGTGGTGCTGGCCATGCTGGTGGACACCATCAGCGCGGCGTCGGCCGCCCGCGGCCTGGAACACATCACGGTGGTCACCCCCGATGAGGCCGCCGCTGCGGCCGCCGCCGAACTGGGGGCCGAGGTGTTGGAGGACCCGACACCGGACGGTCACGCCGACCCGCTGAACAACGCGCTCGCCGCAGCCGAAGCCTCGGTGACCGAATCCATACCGAACATCGTTGTGTTGCAAGGTGATTTGCCGGCGTTGCAATCCTACGAACTCGATGAGGCGATCGCCGCGGCACGGACGCACCAGCGCAGCTTCGTCGCTGACCGGCATGGAATGGGGACCGCGGCGCTCTTCGCGTTCGGCACCGCCCTGGATCCCCGATTCGGCCGGGATTCCTCGAACCGGCACCGGCAATCAGGAGCGCTGGAACTGACCGGCGCCTGGCCCGGCCTGCGCTGTGACATCGACACACCGGACGATCTGGCGGTGGCGCGACGGCTCGGCGTCGGCACCGCAACGGCCCGCGCGCTTGCTCATGCCAAGTCCGGTGGCAGTAGCACGCGGGATGAGCAATGATTTCGGAGTGGACGAAATCGAGGGCAGCGAACTCACTGAGACGCGTACCGACACGACTGACTGGCGTCCGCACGACGCCGCTCCGACCGCCCCTCCCGCTGCCACCGAGACTCTTCCGGCCGGCGACGACGACGAACTGCCCGCGGACCGCTACCTCAACCGCGAACTGAGCTGGCTGGACTTCAACGCGCGGGTGCTGGCGCTGGCCGCCGACACCTCCTTGCCGCTGTTGGAGCGAGCCAAGTTTCTGGCGATCTTCGCCTCCAATCTCGACGAGTTCTACATGGTCCGAGTCGCCGGCCTCAAACGCCGCGACGAGATGGGCCTGTCGGTGCGCTCGGCCGACGGCCTGACCCCACGTGAGCAACTGCGCCGCATCGGCGAACGGACCCAGCAGATCGCCACCAGCCATGCGCGGGTGTTCCTCGACTCCGTCCGCCCGGCGCTTGCCGCCGAAGGCATCCACGTCGTCACGTGGGCCGATCTCCTGCCGGCCGAGCGCGACCAACTGTCGGTGTACTTCCACGAGCAGGTGTTCCCGGTGCTGACACCGCTGGCGGTCGACCCAGCGCACCCGTTCCCCTTTGTCAGCGGCCTCAGCTTGAACCTGGCCGTGACGGTCAAGCGTCCCGAGGACGGCGGCAGCCATTTCGCGCGGGTCAAGGTCCCCGACAACGTCGACCGTTTCGTCGAACTCGACGCCGACGCCAGCGGCGGCGACGGACGCGGCGAGGTCCGCTTCCTGCCGATGGAGGAACTGATCGCGGCGTTCTTGCCGGTGCTGTTCCCCGGCATGGAGATCGTCGAGCATCACGCGTTCCGCATCACCCGCAACGCCGATTTCGAGGTCGAAGAGGACCGCGACGAAGACCTGTTGCAGGCCTTGGAGCGGGAGCTGGCGCGGCGCCGCTTCGGGTCGCCGGTGCGCCTCGAGGTCGCCGACGACATGACCGAGCACATGCTGGAGCTGCTGTTGCGGGAGCTCGACGTGGACCCCGGTGACGTCATCGAGTTGCCCGGCCTACTGGACCTATCCTCGCTGTGGCAGGTCTACGGCCAGGACCGGCCCGACCTCAAGGACCGCACCTTCGTCCCGGCCACCCACCCGGCGTTCGCCGAACGGGAAACCCCTAAAAGCATTTTCGCCACCCTGCGTGAAGGCGATGTGCTGGTACATCACCCCTACGACTCATTCGCCACCAGCGTGCAGCGGTTCATCGAACAGGCGGCCGCCGACCCGGGCGTGCTGGCGATCAAGCAGACGCTCTACCGCACCTCCGGTGATTCGCCGATCGTCACCGCGCTGATCGACGCCGCCGAGGCCGGCAAGCAGGTGGTCGCACTCGTCGAGATCAAGGCCCGCTTCGACGAGCAGGCCAACATCAAGTGGGCCCGCAAGCTGGAGCAGGCCGGCGTGCACGTGGTGTACGGATTGATCGGACTGAAAACCCACTGCAAGGTCTGCCTCGTCGTGCGCCGCGAGGGCTCCACGATCCGGCGGTACTGCCATATCGGCACCGGCAACTACAACTCCAAGACCGCGCGCCTCTACGAAGATGTGGGACTGCTCACCGCCGACCCGGATATCGGCGCCGACCTGACCGACCTGTTCAATTCGTTGACCGGCTATTCGCGGAAAGTTGCCTACCGCAACCTGTTGGTGGCCCCGCACGGTGTCCGGACCGGGATCATCGAACGCATCGAACGTGAGGTCTTGGCGCACCGCCGCTCCGGTAACGGGCGGATCCGGCTCAAGCTCAACTCACTGGTGGACGAGCAGGTGATCGACGCGCTCTACCGCGCCTCTCGCGCCGGTGTGCAAGTTGAGTTGTTCGTTCGCGGTATCTGCGCACTGCGGCCCGGGGTCGAGGGTTTCTCCGAAAACATCCTCGTCCGATCGATTCTCGGCCGATTCCTGGAGCACTCACGCATCATCCACTTCCGCGCCATCGACGAATACTGGATCGGCAGCGCCGACATGATGCACCGCAATCTGGACCGCCGGGTCGAGGTGATGGTGCAGGTGAAGAACCCGCGGCTGACCACACAACTGGGCGATGTGTTCGACTCCGCAATGGATCCGGCCACCCGCTGCTGGGAGCTCGGGCCCGAGGGCCAGTGGACGGCGGAACCGCAAGCCGGCGCCACCGTGCGCGATCACCAGGCGTCGTTGATGGACCGACACCGCAATCCCTGACCCCGGCCCACCGCCCAAGAAAGCCCGAATTGACCTGCAGGAGTGCAAGGTGCTCAAAACGACAGTGTCGAATGGCTCCGGGACGGTAGACCAGGTCGTCCACGCCGCCGGCGCGGTGCTGTGGCGGACCCGGCGCAATGCCGTTGAGGTGGCGCTCATCCACCGCCCGCGCTACGACGACTGGTCACTGCCAAAGGGCAAGGTCGATCCCGGTGAGACCGAACCGGTGACAGCCGTGCGGGAGATCCTGGAGGAGACCGGACAGCACGCACAGCTGGGCCGCCGGCTGGGGGCGGTCCGCTATCCGGTAACCCAGGGCGTCAAGAAGGTCCGGTACTGGGCTGCACAGGCGCTGGGCGGAGACTTCGTGCCCAACCACGAGGTCGACGATCTGGTCTGGCTACCGGTCGATGCCGCGATGAAGGAACTGCAGTACGACTACGACCGGAAGATACTGCGGCGGTTCGTCAAGCAGCCCGCGGACACCCAAACGGTATTGATCGTGCGGCACGGTACCGCTGGGCGTCGGTCCCGGTTCTCCGGCGATGATCGCCTGCGGCCGCTGGACAAGAAGGGCCGCGCACAAGCCGAGGCGCTCACCGATCAGCTGCTGGCCTTCGGCGCGAGCGCGGTCTACGCGGCCGACCGGGTGCGCTGCGAGCAGACGGTGGAGCCATTGGCCGCCGAACTCGGGGTGGCCGTGCACAAGGAGCCGACGCTGACCGAGGAGTCCTACGCCGAGCAACCGAAGCAGGCCCGTCGCCGGGTGGTGGAGATCGCGGAATTGGGCGGGACACCGGTTATCTGTACCCAAGGCAAGGTGATTCCAGACCTGATCGCCTGGTGGTGTAACCGCGACGGCGTCAGCCCGGACAAGTCGCGCAATCGCAAGGGCAGCACCTGGGTGCTGTCACTGTCGGGTGGCCGGCTGATCGCCGCCGACCACATCGGTAGCCCGCTGGCTACCCAAGCACTGGTATGAACGACCGAGCGCCGCGGGGATAACCCCGCGGCGCTCGGCTATTCGTTGCTACTTGCGACCCTTGCGGGCCGGAGCCTTGGTGGCTTTCTTGGCCGGAGCCTTCTTCGCCACGGCCTTGGTGGCTGCCTTCTTGGCGACAACCTTCTTGGCCGGAGCCTTAGTCGCTGCCTTCTTCGCAACAACCTTCTTAGCCGGAGCCTTGGTCACGGCCTTCTTGGCCGGAGCCTTAGTCGCTGCCTTCTTCGCAACAACCTTCTTAGCCGGAGCCTTGGTCACGGCCTTCTTGGCCGGAGCCTTAGTCGCTGCCTTCTTCGCAACAACCTTCTTAGCCGGAGCCTTGGCCGCAGTCTTCTTGGCGGCGGCCTTGGTGGCCTTCTTGGCCGGAGCCTTCTTGGCCGGCGCGGCAGTGGCGCCAGCGCCGCGCTTGACGGCGAGGCCCTCGGACGGGACCTTCTGCGCGCCAGAAACAATCGCCTTGAACTGCGCACCGGGGCGGAATGCGGGGACGGACGTCGGCTTCACCTTGACCGTTTCACCGGTGCGGGGATTGCGGGCAACGCGCGCAGCGCGACGACGACGCTCGAAAACGCCGAACCCGGTGATGGTGACGCTCTCACCCTTGTGGACGGCGCGCACAATGGCATTGACGAAATGCTCGACGGCCTCGGTCGCCGACCGGCGGTCGGTGTCCAATTCCTTTGTGAGCACCTCGATGAGCTCTGCTTTGTTCATCCAATCCCTCCGAGACCAGTGGCCCTACTTGAGCCGACTAGAGCACACGGTAAACCCTGATACCACTGATATCCAAGAGCCACGCGCAATTTCAGACGAGATTATGGGCGAATTCGGCAATCCGGTTACCGCCCTTGGACGCTGACGCGAGCGTCGAAACCACCGGAATTAAGCTCCGGCGCAGGCCCTCAAGAAGCCGGCAGAGTGCGCGGTTTCCAGCTCGGGCGAGCAGCCTCGAATGAGTCGATCTCCTCGAGTTTCCGCAGCG
The window above is part of the Mycolicibacter sp. MU0102 genome. Proteins encoded here:
- a CDS encoding HU family DNA-binding protein — translated: MNKAELIEVLTKELDTDRRSATEAVEHFVNAIVRAVHKGESVTITGFGVFERRRRAARVARNPRTGETVKVKPTSVPAFRPGAQFKAIVSGAQKVPSEGLAVKRGAGATAAPAKKAPAKKATKAAAKKTAAKAPAKKVVAKKAATKAPAKKAVTKAPAKKVVAKKAATKAPAKKAVTKAPAKKVVAKKAATKAPAKKVVAKKAATKAVAKKAPAKKATKAPARKGRK
- a CDS encoding NUDIX hydrolase gives rise to the protein MLKTTVSNGSGTVDQVVHAAGAVLWRTRRNAVEVALIHRPRYDDWSLPKGKVDPGETEPVTAVREILEETGQHAQLGRRLGAVRYPVTQGVKKVRYWAAQALGGDFVPNHEVDDLVWLPVDAAMKELQYDYDRKILRRFVKQPADTQTVLIVRHGTAGRRSRFSGDDRLRPLDKKGRAQAEALTDQLLAFGASAVYAADRVRCEQTVEPLAAELGVAVHKEPTLTEESYAEQPKQARRRVVEIAELGGTPVICTQGKVIPDLIAWWCNRDGVSPDKSRNRKGSTWVLSLSGGRLIAADHIGSPLATQALV
- a CDS encoding NAD(P)H-dependent glycerol-3-phosphate dehydrogenase; the protein is MGGTEGTVAVMGAGAWGTALAKVLADAGSDVRLWARRPDIAAQINETRRNPDYLPGFEVPDAVRATSDPAEALDGLTTVVLAVPAQTMRANLQAWTPHLTDSATLVSVAKGIELGTLMRMSQVVAAVTGFDPGQVAVVSGPNLAAEIAAEQPAATVVACTDSGRAVALQRMLNTGYFRPYTNSDVVGTEIGGACKNVIALACGMAAGVGLGENTAAAIITRGLAEIIRLGVALGAKGATLAGLAGVGDLVATCTSPHSRNRSFGERLGRGEEMPPVPGSAGLLSTSDGHVVEGVTSCQSVLALALSYDVEMPLTDAVHRVCHKGSSVNEAVALLLGRRTKPE
- a CDS encoding RNA degradosome polyphosphate kinase, with protein sequence MSNDFGVDEIEGSELTETRTDTTDWRPHDAAPTAPPAATETLPAGDDDELPADRYLNRELSWLDFNARVLALAADTSLPLLERAKFLAIFASNLDEFYMVRVAGLKRRDEMGLSVRSADGLTPREQLRRIGERTQQIATSHARVFLDSVRPALAAEGIHVVTWADLLPAERDQLSVYFHEQVFPVLTPLAVDPAHPFPFVSGLSLNLAVTVKRPEDGGSHFARVKVPDNVDRFVELDADASGGDGRGEVRFLPMEELIAAFLPVLFPGMEIVEHHAFRITRNADFEVEEDRDEDLLQALERELARRRFGSPVRLEVADDMTEHMLELLLRELDVDPGDVIELPGLLDLSSLWQVYGQDRPDLKDRTFVPATHPAFAERETPKSIFATLREGDVLVHHPYDSFATSVQRFIEQAAADPGVLAIKQTLYRTSGDSPIVTALIDAAEAGKQVVALVEIKARFDEQANIKWARKLEQAGVHVVYGLIGLKTHCKVCLVVRREGSTIRRYCHIGTGNYNSKTARLYEDVGLLTADPDIGADLTDLFNSLTGYSRKVAYRNLLVAPHGVRTGIIERIEREVLAHRRSGNGRIRLKLNSLVDEQVIDALYRASRAGVQVELFVRGICALRPGVEGFSENILVRSILGRFLEHSRIIHFRAIDEYWIGSADMMHRNLDRRVEVMVQVKNPRLTTQLGDVFDSAMDPATRCWELGPEGQWTAEPQAGATVRDHQASLMDRHRNP
- the cofC gene encoding 2-phospho-L-lactate guanylyltransferase, which produces MNSAPAEVSGIGLIIAVKRLSVAKTRLAPAFPAPLREAVVLAMLVDTISAASAARGLEHITVVTPDEAAAAAAAELGAEVLEDPTPDGHADPLNNALAAAEASVTESIPNIVVLQGDLPALQSYELDEAIAAARTHQRSFVADRHGMGTAALFAFGTALDPRFGRDSSNRHRQSGALELTGAWPGLRCDIDTPDDLAVARRLGVGTATARALAHAKSGGSSTRDEQ